DNA from Paraburkholderia sp. ZP32-5:
GTTGCTGCTGCTGATTGTCGTGCAGGGCGCATTCGGTGCATGGACCGTGACGATGAAGCTGCAGCCGATCATCGTGACCACGCACCTGCTGCTCGGTCTCGCGCTGCTCGGCACGCTCGGCTGGCTGGCCGCGCGGCTCACGCCGCTGCCCGCCTACGAACCCGAGGCCGCGCGCTGGCGCGCGGCGGCGCTCGCGGGCCTCGCTCTGCTGGTGTTGCAGATCGCGCTGGGCGGCTGGGTCAGCACCAACTATGCGGTGCTCGCCTGTACCGACTTCCCGACCTGCAACGGTCAATGGATTCCGCCGATGGACTTCGCGCACGGCTTTCACCTGTGGCGCGCGCTCGGCATGAACGGCGACGGCGACATGATCACCCAGGACGCGCTGGTCGCGATCCACTGGACGCATCGCACCTTCGCGTTCGTCGTGATTGCCTATCTGGTGTGGTTCGCGCTGAAGCTGCGCCGCTTCGAGTCGCTGCGGCGGCCGGCGAACGGGGTGCTACTGGTGGTGCTGATCCAGTTCATCACCGGCTTGTCGAACATCGTGCTGCAATGGCCGTTGCCGATCGCGGTGGCCCATAACGGTGGGGCCGCGATCCTGCTGCTGCTGCTCGTCATGTTAAACTTCCGCATCGCTTATAGCCGTCCCGGCCGCGCCGTATTCCCCGCGCGCGACGCCGCGCCAGCGTGACTCACATGGACAGCACGACACTCTCCCAAACGCCCGGCAACCGGGTTTCCCAATATCTCGCTCTGACGAAGCCGCGTGTCACGCAGCTCGCGGTGTTCTGCGCGGTCATCGGTATGTTCCTGTCGACACCGGGCATGGTGCCGTGGACCGTACTGATCGGCGGCACCGTCGGCATCTGGCTGCTGGCCGGTGCCGCGTTTGCGATCAATTGCCTCGTCGAGCAGCAGATCGACGCGAAGATGCGCCGCACGTCGTGGCGCCCGTCCGCGCGCGGCGAAATCACCACGCCGCAAATTTTGCTGTTCTCGGCCGTGCTCGGCGGCCTCGGCATGTGGACGCTCTACACGTTCGCGAATCCGCTGACGATGTGGCTGACGCTCGCCACCTTCGTCGGTTATGCGGTGATCTATACGCTGCTGCTGAAGCCGGCCACGCCGCAGAACATCGTGATCGGCGGTGCGTCGGGTGCGATGCCGCCGGCGCTCGGCTGGGCCGCGGTCACCGGGCACGTGCCCGGCGATGCGTGGATTCTCGTGCTGATCATCTTCGTGTGGACGCCGCCGCATTTCTGGGCGCTCGCACTGTATCGCCGAAAGGATTACGAAAACGCCGGTCTACCGATGCTGCCGAACACGCACGGCGAGAAGTACACGCGCCTGCACATCCTGCTTTACACGGTGATTCTCTTCGCGGTCACGCTGATGCCGTTCATCTCCGGCATGAGCGGGGTCGTGTATCTCGGCTCGGCGGTGCTGCTCGGCGCGGTGTTTCTCGCATATGCGTGGAAGATCTACCGCGAATATTCGGACGATCTCGCGCGCCGAACCTTCCGTTACTCGATCGTCTATCTGTCGCTGTTGTTCGCCGCGCTGCTGATCGACCACTATGCGCGCGTCGTGATCGGCGCGTAACACCATGCTCAAGAAACGCTTTGCGCGTGTCGCGCGCGCCACTGTGATCGCTTGCGCGCTCGGTGGCATGGTTGGTGCCGCGCTCGTCACGGCGGGTTGCGGCAAGCAGCCGCCCGCTTTCACGAATCTCGACATCACCGGCAACACCCAGTTCGCGAGCGATTTCTCGCTGCCCGACACCTCCGGCAAGATCCGCACGCTGGCCGATTACAAGGGCAAGGTGGTGGTGCTGTTCTTTGGCTACACGCATTGCCCGGACGTCTGCCCGACGACGATGGCCGAGCTGTCGCAGGCATTGCAGCAGCTGGGTCCGGAAGACGCGAAGCGTGTGCAGGTGTTGTTCGTCACCGTCGACCCCGAGCGCGATACGCCGCAACTGCTCGCGCAATACGTGCCGGCGTTCAATCCGACCTTCGTCGGCCTGCGTCCCGCTAGCGACGAACAACTCGCGAAGCTCGCAAAGGATTTCCGCATCTACTACGCGAAGGTGCCGGGCAAGACGCCCGACAGCTATACGATGGATCACACGGCCGCGAGCTATGTGTTCGACACGGATGGCAAGCTGCGTCTGTTCGCGCGCGATGGGCAGGGCGCGACGCCGTGGGTGCATGACATCAAGCTGCTGCTCGATTGAGATTGAGGCCCGTGGCCGCGATTTCTCGCGGCTTTCTCGTGGCTGAGGGTTCTCGCCGCCAGCGGCGCGTTGTTCATGACGTGCGACGCACGTAAATCAACGCAATTCCCCTGAGCCGTTCGCGCACTAGTCCTTCCGCAATGTCCTTTCCGTTCCGGCTTCTCAACCCGGAATCGGCAAATTCCCAACCGCCGCAAAGCCTCCGCCCGCCCCGCATAACCATATGCGATCAGGGTATTTCTCAAGCTGCCAGCCATATGAAAGAATTCCGGGCCTGGCCTGCGGCGCACTATCTGAAAGAACGAGTGCACCGCCCGTTTTCATCCGATGCCGATATCGATCCGACGCATTCAACCCATGCAGGCCCATCGGAATCCGTCGGCACACAAATCAGTAACAGCGAGAATCACATGCAGCGCAGAAACATCCTCAAAGCCCTTACCGCAGTCGTCACCGGTGCGGCGATCCTGACCAGCGTCGGCGCCCATGCGGACGACAAAGTCATCAAGGTCGGCACGATCGGCGGCCCGGACGCGCAAATCTGGGAGGTCGTCACCCAGGTGGCGAAGCGCGAAGGGCTGAACGTGAAGGTCGTCGAATTCAACGATTACATCCAGCCGAACGCCGCGCTCGACGCCGGCGACCTCGACGCGAACAGCTTCCAGCACCAGCCGTATCTCGATAGCCAGATCAAGCAACGCGGCTACAAGCTCGTCAACGCGGGCCTCACGTACATCTCGCCGCTCGGCGCGTACTCGAAGAAGCTGAAGTCGTTGAAGGACCTGCCGCAGGGCGCGAAGGTCGCGGTGCCGAACGATCCGTCGAATGAAAACCGCGCGCTGTTGCTGCTGCAGGCGCAAGGGCTGATCAAGCTGAAGGACGGCGCGGGCACCGGCGGCAACAACGCGACGCCGCTCGATATCGCCGCCAATCCGAAGAAGATCAAGTTCATCGAACTCGACGCCGCGCAACTGCCGCGTTCGCTGGCCGACGTCGACGCCGCCGTGATCAACACGAACTTCGCGCTGGCCGCCGGCCTGCAGCCGACCAAAGATGCGATCGCGCTCGAAGACATCCACAGCCCGTACGCGAACCTGATCGCCGTGCGCGCGAAGGACAAGGACCAGCCGTGGGTCAAGAAGCTGGTTGCCGCGTATCAGTCGGAAGACGTGCGTCAGTTCATCAAGACGCAGTTCAAGGGTTCGATGGTGCCGTCGTTCTAAGCGACGGTTTTATCGCTAGTTCATCGCGATCTGATTGCATTGAGGAAAGCACGCGCCGTAACAGGCGCGTGCTTTTTTTATAGCCCCAGCTCCCATCGTTCGAGCGTCAGATCCTGACCGAAGCGGTGCTCCGCCGACGTGCTGGCGAGCATGAAGCCCGCGCGCTCGCATAGCCGCCGCAGCTCGACGAACGTGCTCGCGGATTTCAACGTGAGTTTCGTATATCCCGCGCGCCGCGCGAAGCGTATGCATTCGCCAAGCAACTGCGCGCCGATGCCGAGCCGCCGCGCGTCCGGTTCGACCCACAGCAAACGCACTCCCGCGACCGTCGTCGATACCCCGACGATACACACCGAGCCGATCACCAGGCCTTGCTGCTCGGCGATCCAGCATTTCTCGCGCAGCGGATCGTCGCGCTGCGCGTATTCGGCGACGACACGCGCGAGCACGCCCTCGAACGTGTGATCCCAGCCGTATTGCGCGGCGAACCATTGCGCCTGTCGATGCACGAGCCAGCCGCATTCACCGCTGCGCGGCTGCCGCAGCAGCACGGTTTCTTCGCGAGGCGGCTGATCGCCGAGTAGCCGCTCGATCAGCTTCATCGCCGTGATCAGCCGATCCTGCGAGAGCGCGGTGAGCTTGTCGAGCAGGCCGAGGGCTTCCTGCACGGCGGCGTCATCGAGCGGCGCATAGGTCGCGTGTCCGTGCTCGGTGAGCGCGATCAGCGACTGGCGCGCGTCGGTATCGGACGGGCGGCGCGTGATCAGATTGCGTCGCTCGAAATTGGTCAGCAGCCGGCTCAGATAGCCGCTGTCGAGACCGAGCGCACGACCCAGCACCGATGCGGTTTGCGCGTGTCCGCGAGAAAGCTCGTGCAGCACGCGTACTTCCGTCAGCGAGAACTCGCTTCGCGCGAGGCGCTCATGGAGCGCGCCGATGCATCGGGTGTAGAAGCGGTTGAAATGGCGGACTGCCTGCGCGCGGCGCAGCGCCTCGGAATCGGTCAAGTGAGGCTCCCCGGGGGACTTTGTTGTGAGTTGGTACACACCACTATATTGGAAATTGCCGTACCGCCGGTGGCGAAGCGGCTGTCTACAAGCTCTGGGCTCAAAGTGGACTCAAACTGGTATTAAAAATATGCTGAACAGATGGCTTTTGATCGCCTTTAAAGCCAAAAATCATCCACTGGTATCTTTTATCGAGCCCACATACGGGTAAATCCTGGTCTGCAAATTCGCCTGAAAATCATGCTGAAAATGGCATGAAACCCTTATCTATCAAGGCTTACAGCGCGAAGACAATTGCATAGAACCAGTAAATTGACTGGTATTATGTTGGTTATATAATGGGCTCTCAAATTTCCCAGAGCCGTGGTGTTCGCGGCTGCGTTGGAGCCCCATGGAAACTCGCTGGTCCGCATTGATGCCTGACGTGCGCAACGTCACGCCGCTCTATCTGCAGCTCGCGCGCAACCTTGCGACGGCGATCCATTGTGGCGTCTGGTCGGCCGGCGAGGCGCTGCCGTCGGAGCGCACGCTGTCCGACGCGATCGGCGTGTCGCGCATCACCGCGAGGAAGGCCATCGAGCTGCTGGTCGAGCAAGGTCTGATTCGACGTTCGCGCGGCGCGGGCAGTTTTATTACGCCGCGCGTCGAAGATCCGCTGTCGCGCCTCACCGGCTTCACGAAGAAGATGCAGCAGCGCGGTTTCCGGCCGGATTCGGTGTGGCTCGAACGCGATGTGCGCGCGGCCAACCGCGATGAACTGCTGCATCTCGGTCTGTCGCCGGGGGCGGCGATCACGAGCCTGCGGCGGCTGCGACGCGCGGACGGCATCGTGATGGCGGTCGAGCATTCGGCGTTGCCGGTCGCGATCGTGCCTGATCCGCTCGCGATCGGCGATTCGCTGTACAGCTATCTCGAACAACGCGGCGCGGCGGTGGTCCGCGCGCTGCAACACTTCCGCGCGGTCAACGCGTCGAGCGAAGTCGCCGCGCTGATGGACATCGAACCGCGCACCGCGCTGCTCGTCATTACCCGTATCGGCTACAGCGTGGATCAGCGCGCGATCGAGCTGACCGACACCTACTGCCGCGACGACTACTACGACTTCGTCGCCGAACTGCGCACCTGAACGCGCAAGTGAACCACGCGGCCGGCCAGGCCGCGAACCCGGCGAGCGCAATTTGCCGCATACGTATCACGCACCAGAGAGACTCATGCTGACCGGAAACATACTCACCACCCAAGGGTGGATCCACGGCACGCTCGAATACGAAAACGGCCGCATCACGGCGCTGGCCGGTGACCCCGTCGATCCGTCGAGCAACGACGCGCCGTACATCCTGCCCGGCTTCATCGATCTGCACGTGCATGGCGGCGGCGGCGCCGACGTGATGGAAGCTGGCGACGCGATCGAAACGATCACCCGCACGCATGCGCGCCACGGCACGACGAGCCTGCTCGCGACCACGATGACCGCGCCGCGCGACGAGCTGATGAGCGTGGTCGCCGGCCTCGGCAATGTTGCGCGGGTGCGCACGCCGGGCTGCTCGCGAGTGCTCGGCGTGCATCTCGAAGGGCCCTACATCAACCCCGGCAAGCTCGGCGCGCAACCCGACGCGGCGGTCTCGGCGGTG
Protein-coding regions in this window:
- a CDS encoding COX15/CtaA family protein; this encodes MFVLELALIGLCIALLPLSYVWVKADDNKFRKLVWLTTFLTLDLVMFGGFTRLTDSGLGCPDWPGCYGTSSPFIAHAAISAAYQAMPSGPVSMTKAWIEMIHRYFAMAIGVLIIAQTAIAWTARIKRRPLHVSPWWPTSLLLLIVVQGAFGAWTVTMKLQPIIVTTHLLLGLALLGTLGWLAARLTPLPAYEPEAARWRAAALAGLALLVLQIALGGWVSTNYAVLACTDFPTCNGQWIPPMDFAHGFHLWRALGMNGDGDMITQDALVAIHWTHRTFAFVVIAYLVWFALKLRRFESLRRPANGVLLVVLIQFITGLSNIVLQWPLPIAVAHNGGAAILLLLLVMLNFRIAYSRPGRAVFPARDAAPA
- the cyoE gene encoding heme o synthase is translated as MDSTTLSQTPGNRVSQYLALTKPRVTQLAVFCAVIGMFLSTPGMVPWTVLIGGTVGIWLLAGAAFAINCLVEQQIDAKMRRTSWRPSARGEITTPQILLFSAVLGGLGMWTLYTFANPLTMWLTLATFVGYAVIYTLLLKPATPQNIVIGGASGAMPPALGWAAVTGHVPGDAWILVLIIFVWTPPHFWALALYRRKDYENAGLPMLPNTHGEKYTRLHILLYTVILFAVTLMPFISGMSGVVYLGSAVLLGAVFLAYAWKIYREYSDDLARRTFRYSIVYLSLLFAALLIDHYARVVIGA
- a CDS encoding SCO family protein — translated: MLKKRFARVARATVIACALGGMVGAALVTAGCGKQPPAFTNLDITGNTQFASDFSLPDTSGKIRTLADYKGKVVVLFFGYTHCPDVCPTTMAELSQALQQLGPEDAKRVQVLFVTVDPERDTPQLLAQYVPAFNPTFVGLRPASDEQLAKLAKDFRIYYAKVPGKTPDSYTMDHTAASYVFDTDGKLRLFARDGQGATPWVHDIKLLLD
- a CDS encoding MetQ/NlpA family ABC transporter substrate-binding protein; translated protein: MQRRNILKALTAVVTGAAILTSVGAHADDKVIKVGTIGGPDAQIWEVVTQVAKREGLNVKVVEFNDYIQPNAALDAGDLDANSFQHQPYLDSQIKQRGYKLVNAGLTYISPLGAYSKKLKSLKDLPQGAKVAVPNDPSNENRALLLLQAQGLIKLKDGAGTGGNNATPLDIAANPKKIKFIELDAAQLPRSLADVDAAVINTNFALAAGLQPTKDAIALEDIHSPYANLIAVRAKDKDQPWVKKLVAAYQSEDVRQFIKTQFKGSMVPSF
- a CDS encoding bifunctional helix-turn-helix transcriptional regulator/GNAT family N-acetyltransferase codes for the protein MTDSEALRRAQAVRHFNRFYTRCIGALHERLARSEFSLTEVRVLHELSRGHAQTASVLGRALGLDSGYLSRLLTNFERRNLITRRPSDTDARQSLIALTEHGHATYAPLDDAAVQEALGLLDKLTALSQDRLITAMKLIERLLGDQPPREETVLLRQPRSGECGWLVHRQAQWFAAQYGWDHTFEGVLARVVAEYAQRDDPLREKCWIAEQQGLVIGSVCIVGVSTTVAGVRLLWVEPDARRLGIGAQLLGECIRFARRAGYTKLTLKSASTFVELRRLCERAGFMLASTSAEHRFGQDLTLERWELGL
- a CDS encoding GntR family transcriptional regulator; amino-acid sequence: METRWSALMPDVRNVTPLYLQLARNLATAIHCGVWSAGEALPSERTLSDAIGVSRITARKAIELLVEQGLIRRSRGAGSFITPRVEDPLSRLTGFTKKMQQRGFRPDSVWLERDVRAANRDELLHLGLSPGAAITSLRRLRRADGIVMAVEHSALPVAIVPDPLAIGDSLYSYLEQRGAAVVRALQHFRAVNASSEVAALMDIEPRTALLVITRIGYSVDQRAIELTDTYCRDDYYDFVAELRT